A genomic region of Chlorobaculum parvum NCIB 8327 contains the following coding sequences:
- a CDS encoding aminotransferase class I/II-fold pyridoxal phosphate-dependent enzyme, with product MEKAKDIFKKCVDFTLADEIKAQGLYPFFRPIDDTDGPVVSFDGRKLVMAGSNNYLGLTSDPSVKQASIDAIKRYGTSCSGSRYMTGTVNLHVELEEQLADFFEKERCLLFSTGYQTGQGIIPTIVQRGEYIVSDRDNHASLVAASVMAQGGGANLVRYKHNDMADLERVLKTIPDSAGRMIISDGVFSVSGEIVDLPGLVALAKKYNARVVIDDAHAVGVIGKGGRGTPSEFGLVDEVDLIMGTFSKTFGSLGGYVVGDETVINYIKHHAASLIFSASPTPASVAAVLATLKIIREQPELTKRLIANTDYVRQGLLKAGFTLMPSRTAIVTVLIADQMKTLYFWRRLFDAGVYVNAFIRPGVMPGHEALRTSFMATHEKEHLDKVITEFSTIGRELGII from the coding sequence GTGGAAAAAGCTAAAGATATATTCAAGAAGTGCGTTGATTTCACCCTCGCCGACGAAATCAAGGCCCAGGGCCTGTACCCATTCTTCCGCCCCATCGACGATACCGATGGCCCGGTTGTTTCTTTTGATGGCCGCAAGCTCGTCATGGCTGGCTCGAACAACTACCTCGGCCTCACTTCCGACCCAAGCGTCAAGCAGGCCTCGATCGACGCCATCAAACGCTACGGCACCAGTTGCTCCGGTTCCCGGTACATGACCGGCACGGTCAATCTCCATGTCGAACTCGAAGAGCAGCTCGCCGACTTTTTTGAAAAAGAGCGATGCCTCTTGTTCAGCACCGGCTACCAGACCGGCCAGGGCATCATTCCGACCATCGTGCAGCGCGGCGAGTACATCGTGTCGGATCGTGATAACCACGCCAGCCTCGTGGCCGCATCGGTCATGGCTCAGGGCGGCGGAGCCAACCTCGTGCGCTACAAGCACAACGACATGGCCGACCTTGAGCGCGTGCTCAAAACCATTCCGGACTCGGCCGGAAGGATGATCATCTCCGATGGCGTCTTCTCGGTTTCAGGCGAAATTGTCGATCTGCCCGGCCTGGTGGCACTGGCCAAGAAATACAATGCCCGGGTCGTGATCGACGACGCTCACGCCGTGGGTGTCATCGGCAAGGGCGGACGCGGAACTCCGTCTGAATTCGGTCTGGTTGACGAGGTTGACCTGATTATGGGCACCTTCTCCAAAACCTTCGGCTCGCTCGGCGGCTACGTGGTTGGCGACGAGACGGTGATCAACTACATCAAACACCACGCCGCTTCGCTGATCTTCAGCGCTTCGCCGACCCCGGCAAGCGTGGCAGCCGTTCTGGCTACACTCAAGATCATCAGGGAACAGCCCGAGCTGACCAAACGCCTGATCGCCAACACCGACTATGTGCGCCAAGGCCTGCTCAAAGCGGGCTTTACGCTCATGCCATCGCGGACGGCTATCGTGACCGTACTGATCGCTGACCAGATGAAAACGCTCTATTTCTGGAGACGACTCTTCGATGCGGGTGTCTACGTCAACGCCTTTATCCGTCCGGGAGTCATGCCCGGCCACGAAGCGCTCAGAACCAGCTTCATGGCAACCCATGAGAAAGAGCATCTCGACAAGGTCATCACCGAATTCTCGACCATCGGACGCGAACTCGGCATTATATGA
- a CDS encoding NAD-dependent epimerase/dehydratase family protein: protein MDEMILVTGSTGFIGSRMVDRLVGEGCRVRVLLRPESASFSAASGRNGVETVRAAYDDAEALGRAVSGVDSIIHLAGLTKAADEAGFISGNVMPVENLLGAVQRHNPGLRRFLLVSSLAAAGPAQSPSPGVRESDSPAPVSAYGRSKLLGEEAALRHAGAVPLTIVRPPAVYGPGDRDILEVFAMMKKGYLLSAGSGVRQRFSMIHVDDLVEGMLRALRSEAGAGSTYFITSPRGYAWSEVIEAARPVLGFGKLVRINLPKPLVFGLGSVLEAFAKLSGRPALINRDKAAELVQDYWVCSSEKAEKELGFVAPTSLAEGVAETLQWYQRKGWL, encoded by the coding sequence ATGGATGAAATGATTCTGGTTACAGGCTCGACCGGGTTTATCGGATCGAGGATGGTTGACAGGCTTGTCGGCGAAGGGTGCCGTGTCCGGGTGCTGCTTCGGCCCGAAAGCGCATCCTTTTCAGCCGCCTCTGGCCGGAACGGCGTCGAGACGGTTCGAGCCGCTTACGATGATGCCGAAGCACTCGGCAGGGCGGTGTCGGGCGTCGATTCGATCATCCATCTGGCCGGGCTGACCAAGGCGGCTGATGAAGCGGGCTTTATCTCGGGCAACGTGATGCCGGTGGAAAACCTGCTCGGTGCGGTGCAACGGCACAATCCGGGGCTCAGGCGTTTTCTGCTTGTCTCCTCGCTTGCTGCTGCGGGGCCTGCCCAGTCGCCATCGCCCGGCGTCAGGGAGTCTGATAGTCCTGCTCCTGTCAGCGCGTATGGACGAAGCAAGCTGCTCGGCGAAGAAGCTGCTCTGCGCCACGCCGGAGCGGTGCCGCTTACCATCGTTCGTCCTCCGGCGGTTTACGGGCCGGGAGATCGCGACATTCTGGAAGTATTTGCCATGATGAAGAAGGGGTATCTGCTCTCGGCGGGTTCCGGAGTGCGACAGCGTTTCAGCATGATTCATGTCGATGATCTGGTTGAGGGAATGTTGCGTGCGCTCCGTTCAGAGGCCGGCGCTGGCAGCACCTATTTCATCACCTCGCCGCGTGGATACGCCTGGAGTGAAGTGATCGAGGCCGCACGGCCGGTGCTCGGTTTCGGGAAACTCGTGCGCATCAATCTGCCCAAGCCGCTGGTGTTCGGCCTCGGCTCGGTGCTTGAAGCCTTCGCGAAGTTGAGTGGTCGTCCGGCACTGATTAACCGCGACAAAGCCGCCGAGCTGGTGCAGGATTACTGGGTTTGCAGTTCCGAAAAAGCCGAAAAGGAGTTGGGGTTTGTTGCGCCCACGTCGTTGGCCGAGGGCGTGGCTGAAACGCTACAGTGGTATCAGCGAAAAGGGTGGCTATGA
- the holA gene encoding DNA polymerase III subunit delta: MADLKKQIASGKIEPVYFFQGPESWLKEEIETQLKASLFPSESEAALNTIMLYGPDVTLGQIISAASEYPMFTEKKLVVVRQFDKLKKVTGKTESLHQEESLVRYLANPASFAVLVLDAEQVDKKELEKFPYKQLKSFRHDFPAVKHPDVFAAERAREAGWEFDPDALKTFAGYIEPSSRLICQEIEKLTLYVTDKRTERRITLDDVCQCVGISKKYNVFELEKALVGKNLRLCSGIALMIMEQEGQKEGLMNIVRYFTTFFLRIWKLQTPGLQQLSLKDTAAMLGMYGRQEFFAKNYIDYARRFNLAETERALHALRNADAALKGIVQSPDDKFTLLKMMQEILG, translated from the coding sequence ATGGCTGACCTGAAAAAACAGATCGCATCAGGCAAGATCGAGCCGGTCTATTTCTTTCAGGGACCGGAAAGCTGGCTCAAGGAGGAGATCGAAACGCAACTGAAAGCCTCGCTTTTTCCCTCGGAGAGCGAGGCCGCGCTCAACACCATCATGCTCTACGGCCCGGACGTCACGCTGGGCCAGATCATTTCGGCAGCCTCGGAGTACCCGATGTTCACCGAAAAAAAGCTGGTCGTCGTCCGGCAGTTCGACAAACTCAAAAAGGTGACCGGCAAAACCGAAAGCCTGCATCAGGAGGAGTCGCTGGTGCGCTACCTGGCAAACCCGGCCTCCTTCGCCGTGCTGGTGCTCGATGCTGAGCAGGTCGACAAAAAAGAGCTTGAGAAATTCCCGTACAAACAGCTCAAGTCGTTCCGACATGACTTCCCGGCGGTCAAACACCCCGATGTCTTCGCCGCCGAACGGGCCCGCGAGGCGGGCTGGGAGTTCGATCCAGACGCCCTCAAAACCTTTGCCGGTTACATCGAACCCTCGTCTCGCCTGATCTGCCAAGAGATCGAAAAGCTCACCCTCTACGTCACCGACAAACGCACCGAACGCCGTATCACCCTCGACGATGTCTGCCAGTGCGTCGGCATTTCAAAAAAATACAATGTCTTCGAGCTGGAAAAAGCACTGGTCGGCAAGAACCTCCGGCTTTGCAGCGGCATCGCCCTGATGATTATGGAGCAGGAGGGACAGAAAGAGGGGCTTATGAACATCGTGCGCTACTTCACCACCTTTTTCCTGCGCATCTGGAAGCTCCAGACCCCCGGCCTGCAGCAGCTTTCGCTCAAAGACACGGCGGCAATGCTCGGCATGTACGGCCGACAGGAGTTCTTTGCGAAAAACTATATCGACTACGCACGGCGCTTCAACCTCGCCGAAACCGAGCGAGCCCTCCACGCCCTGCGCAATGCCGATGCCGCCCTCAAGGGCATCGTGCAGTCACCGGACGACAAATTCACCCTGCTGAAAATGATGCAGGAAATTCTGGGATGA
- a CDS encoding single-stranded DNA-binding protein — MARGLNKVMLIGHLGSDPERRETASGQTVVNFNLATSEGYKDSTGNFQERTEWHRIVAWGKLADICSQYLKKGRQVYIEGRLQTRSWDDAKTGEKKYTTEIVCSDMQMLGGRDSGGGMGGDSYSQERPSYSRQPKQESSSGDYGNRPASSGAQEFEKDDLPF, encoded by the coding sequence ATGGCACGAGGCTTGAACAAAGTAATGCTGATTGGCCACCTCGGCAGCGACCCGGAACGCCGCGAAACCGCATCCGGCCAGACCGTCGTCAACTTTAACCTTGCCACCAGCGAAGGCTACAAAGACAGCACCGGCAACTTCCAGGAGCGCACCGAATGGCACCGGATCGTAGCCTGGGGCAAACTGGCCGACATTTGCAGCCAGTACCTCAAAAAAGGCCGTCAGGTCTATATCGAAGGCCGCCTGCAGACCCGCTCGTGGGACGACGCCAAAACCGGCGAAAAGAAATACACCACCGAAATCGTGTGCAGCGACATGCAGATGCTCGGCGGACGTGATTCCGGCGGTGGCATGGGCGGCGATTCCTATTCGCAGGAACGGCCATCCTACTCCCGCCAGCCGAAACAGGAATCGTCATCCGGCGATTACGGCAACCGCCCCGCGTCGAGCGGAGCACAGGAGTTCGAAAAGGACGACCTGCCCTTCTAA
- a CDS encoding dihydroorotate dehydrogenase electron transfer subunit: protein MLQSSTIRDLKSHVTGIRPAGQDVSIISMPCPEIAATARPGNFVNIKVSSSDQPLLRRPFCIHNVEGETIEVMVKNVGRGTAMLCEASCGDNLLVLGPLGNAFGTDPGEFDTALLVSGGIGTAPMRFLETTLAAQGTPFANLVGGRSRTDLLTAGLSNVSTATDDGSEGFHGNVVQLLDRHLATETDGQRIKVFACGPNPMLKALANFCKERGLACELSLESIMGCGIGICYGCMVELKNADGEKESILLCREGPVIDGTRFTA from the coding sequence ATGCTTCAGTCCAGCACCATCCGCGACCTCAAATCGCACGTTACCGGCATTCGTCCGGCAGGCCAGGATGTCTCGATCATCTCCATGCCCTGCCCGGAAATCGCCGCGACCGCCCGGCCGGGAAACTTCGTGAACATCAAGGTCAGCTCGTCGGATCAGCCGTTGCTCCGTCGGCCGTTCTGCATCCACAACGTTGAGGGTGAAACGATCGAGGTGATGGTGAAAAACGTCGGACGCGGCACGGCGATGCTCTGCGAAGCCTCCTGCGGCGACAACCTGCTGGTGCTCGGCCCGCTCGGCAACGCCTTCGGCACCGACCCCGGCGAGTTCGATACTGCGCTGCTCGTTTCGGGCGGCATTGGCACCGCGCCGATGCGCTTCCTCGAAACAACGCTCGCCGCCCAGGGGACTCCATTCGCCAATCTGGTCGGCGGCCGGAGCCGCACCGACCTTTTGACTGCCGGGCTCTCGAACGTCAGCACCGCGACCGACGACGGCTCGGAGGGATTCCACGGCAACGTCGTGCAGTTGCTCGATCGTCACCTTGCCACAGAAACGGATGGCCAGCGTATCAAGGTCTTCGCCTGCGGCCCCAACCCGATGCTCAAGGCACTGGCCAATTTCTGCAAGGAGCGCGGCCTTGCCTGTGAACTGTCGTTGGAGTCGATCATGGGCTGCGGCATCGGCATCTGCTATGGCTGCATGGTCGAGCTCAAGAACGCCGATGGCGAGAAAGAGAGCATCCTGCTCTGCCGCGAAGGACCGGTCATCGACGGCACGCGCTTTACGGCCTGA
- a CDS encoding TRC40/GET3/ArsA family transport-energizing ATPase, whose amino-acid sequence MRILTFTGKGGVGKTSVSAATAVRLSEMGHRTLVLSTDPAHSLSDSFNLQLGAEPTKIKENLHAIEVNPYVDLKENWHSVQKYYTRVFMAQGVSGVMADEMTILPGMEELFSLLRIKRYKSTGLYDALVLDTAPTGETLRLLSLPDTLSWGMKAVKNVNKYIVRPLSKPLSKMSDKIAYYIPPEDAIESVDQVFDELEDIRDILTDNVKSTVRLVMNAEKMSIKETMRALTYLNLYGFKVDMVLVNKLLDAQENSGYLEKWKGIQQKYLGEIEEGFSPLPVKKLKMYDQEIVGVKSLEVFAHDIYGDTDPSDMMYDEPPIKFVRKGDIYEVQLKLMFANPVDIDVWVTGDELFVQIGNQRKIITLPVSLTGLEPGDAVFRDKWLHIPFDLEKQGQHHRTREFNKA is encoded by the coding sequence ATGCGTATATTAACTTTTACTGGTAAAGGTGGTGTGGGAAAGACAAGCGTCTCGGCCGCCACGGCAGTCCGTCTTTCCGAGATGGGACATCGCACGCTGGTGCTTTCGACCGACCCTGCCCACAGCCTTTCAGACTCTTTCAACCTTCAACTTGGCGCTGAGCCGACCAAGATCAAGGAAAACCTTCACGCCATCGAGGTAAACCCTTACGTTGACCTCAAGGAGAACTGGCATTCGGTACAGAAGTACTACACTCGCGTTTTCATGGCTCAGGGCGTCTCTGGCGTCATGGCTGACGAAATGACGATTCTTCCCGGCATGGAAGAGCTCTTCTCCCTGCTCAGAATCAAACGCTACAAATCCACCGGCCTGTACGATGCGCTCGTGCTCGATACGGCTCCGACCGGCGAAACCCTTCGCCTGCTCTCGCTTCCCGATACCCTTTCATGGGGCATGAAGGCGGTGAAAAACGTCAATAAATATATTGTTCGTCCGCTCAGCAAGCCGCTGTCCAAAATGTCGGACAAAATTGCCTACTACATTCCGCCGGAAGACGCTATCGAATCTGTCGATCAGGTGTTCGACGAACTCGAAGACATTCGGGATATTCTGACCGACAACGTCAAGTCGACCGTCAGGCTGGTTATGAACGCCGAGAAAATGTCGATCAAGGAGACCATGCGCGCCCTGACCTACCTGAACCTCTATGGCTTCAAGGTCGATATGGTGCTGGTCAACAAGCTGCTCGACGCACAGGAGAACAGCGGTTACCTCGAAAAGTGGAAAGGCATCCAGCAAAAATATCTTGGCGAGATCGAAGAGGGCTTTTCGCCGCTTCCGGTCAAAAAGCTGAAGATGTATGATCAGGAGATCGTCGGCGTCAAATCGCTCGAAGTGTTTGCCCATGATATTTATGGTGACACCGATCCATCCGATATGATGTATGACGAGCCGCCGATCAAGTTTGTTCGCAAGGGCGATATCTATGAAGTTCAGCTCAAGCTCATGTTTGCCAACCCGGTCGATATCGATGTGTGGGTTACCGGTGACGAGCTGTTTGTCCAGATTGGCAACCAGCGCAAGATCATTACGCTTCCGGTCAGCCTTACCGGTCTGGAACCCGGCGATGCCGTCTTCCGTGACAAGTGGCTGCACATTCCCTTCGATCTCGAAAAGCAGGGCCAGCATCACCGTACCAGAGAGTTTAACAAAGCTTAA
- a CDS encoding chlorosome protein C gives MSESYQKLRKDFKDLDFTDRLTFLAESVLLTGQSAIVGGLEVAGSVVETVAGTVGSLVDASGIGNMLGGSGGVVGETIDRVAITVKDVSRSAGDLYNDAVRNVENVTGNAAKAVGDAGSSASDAVKNIAGSFQKTTGKK, from the coding sequence ATGTCAGAATCGTATCAGAAACTTCGCAAGGATTTTAAAGACCTCGATTTCACCGACAGGCTCACCTTTCTTGCCGAAAGCGTGCTTCTGACCGGTCAGAGCGCCATCGTTGGCGGTCTTGAGGTCGCGGGCAGCGTTGTTGAGACGGTTGCAGGGACGGTCGGTTCGCTGGTCGATGCCTCGGGTATCGGCAACATGCTCGGTGGTTCGGGCGGCGTAGTAGGCGAGACTATCGATCGTGTCGCGATCACCGTCAAAGACGTATCCCGCTCGGCAGGTGATCTCTACAATGACGCGGTAAGGAACGTCGAAAACGTTACCGGCAACGCTGCCAAGGCAGTTGGTGACGCGGGCTCTTCGGCTTCCGATGCGGTCAAGAACATCGCCGGTTCGTTCCAGAAAACCACCGGAAAGAAGTAA
- a CDS encoding bacteriochlorophyll c-binding family protein → MSGGGVFTDILAAAGRIFEVMVEGHWETVGMLFDSLGKGTMRINRNAYGSMGGGSLRGSSPEVSGYAVPTKEVESKFAK, encoded by the coding sequence ATGAGTGGAGGAGGCGTCTTTACTGACATCTTAGCCGCCGCAGGCCGCATTTTCGAAGTTATGGTCGAGGGTCACTGGGAGACCGTCGGCATGCTTTTTGATTCTCTGGGCAAAGGCACCATGAGGATCAACCGCAATGCCTATGGTTCCATGGGTGGTGGTAGCCTTCGTGGTTCTTCACCTGAGGTTTCCGGCTATGCTGTTCCGACCAAAGAAGTTGAATCGAAGTTTGCCAAATAA
- a CDS encoding prolipoprotein diacylglyceryl transferase yields the protein MANFSLYISGQTELGDVAEFFQKRLIGEGETPIAFFDGVFYESHQERVGNIVYQDYLIFSDKALYLWARGASKDYLDRFTLGAVSVNSRNKDSAFATMNLKIRREGKEPVFVIFDMVEIREAEMVIKLQTAVESTIEDYLGVNYRQEIPPDAAGRILQAARAVCPPRNISLPLESPEAPQMPVPDAGIGYGQDLLEQYRAMGGQPGAQQAPSQGSPYGERPQAGGMGMPGIGAPPFAPRGGLESMLPTDPASLKRIADQIKNMVGDAPFKLRDQVMKDLQHVPGDVATVLTALNELLANIAGNPMAERFVMNAIKTAVVNDGMIGSLGKIIKMTGFGSGGGKKSSQPASDGPAAGDDRSASRPRKSPFEEEPDDNSSTIRRKKISVKDDEESSVADLFAGSDEPITSREERKPAIDDTRADGGGRRKKLSIKMEDDNEIARKLMSYDESEREAPVSEPEPVKPESPVASQPVDSGSGVRRKKVAIKAEEGSGARADVAQKLMSYDETTRGAINTLSKSDEPKAETAPELEPEKPVRKKIQIVAAEESESDVVSASEPEPEEDIPVIEMAAIEAALELEAESGIEPELAEASVPEPEPEIPVRKKLQVVASDEPNVEAEPEPEAPETKKVQVVASEESATELKPEVASESEPEEEAASEASASDVVANEAEPAIASVSETSSESEEITISEEALFVALGEEPKAEKRSSGTNEYMTIESDEPEKKIASVKPTEQQRRPSGKAGRSKRRGRKV from the coding sequence ATGGCTAATTTTTCTCTTTATATCTCGGGACAGACTGAACTGGGTGATGTTGCTGAGTTTTTCCAGAAACGCCTGATTGGCGAAGGTGAAACTCCCATCGCATTTTTTGACGGCGTTTTTTACGAATCTCATCAGGAGCGGGTAGGCAATATTGTCTATCAGGATTATCTGATCTTTTCTGACAAGGCGCTCTACCTCTGGGCGAGAGGGGCTTCGAAAGATTATCTCGATCGCTTCACGCTCGGCGCTGTATCGGTGAACAGCCGAAACAAGGATAGCGCGTTCGCGACCATGAACCTCAAAATACGGCGCGAGGGCAAAGAGCCGGTGTTCGTGATTTTCGACATGGTCGAAATTCGTGAAGCAGAAATGGTCATCAAGCTTCAAACCGCCGTCGAATCAACCATAGAGGACTATCTCGGAGTCAATTACCGTCAGGAGATCCCTCCGGATGCAGCCGGCAGGATTCTTCAGGCTGCTCGGGCCGTCTGCCCGCCAAGGAACATCTCACTGCCTCTGGAGTCGCCTGAGGCGCCGCAGATGCCTGTCCCTGATGCCGGCATTGGTTATGGCCAGGATCTGCTCGAACAGTACCGTGCCATGGGCGGACAGCCCGGTGCGCAACAGGCTCCCTCTCAGGGATCACCGTATGGCGAACGCCCGCAGGCTGGCGGAATGGGCATGCCGGGTATCGGTGCCCCACCGTTTGCTCCGCGCGGCGGGCTCGAGTCGATGCTGCCTACCGATCCAGCCTCGTTGAAGCGGATTGCCGATCAGATCAAAAATATGGTTGGTGACGCGCCGTTCAAGTTGCGTGACCAGGTGATGAAAGATCTTCAGCATGTGCCCGGTGATGTGGCTACGGTGCTGACCGCCCTCAACGAGCTGCTGGCCAATATCGCCGGCAACCCGATGGCCGAGCGTTTCGTTATGAATGCCATCAAAACGGCTGTGGTGAACGATGGCATGATCGGTTCTCTTGGCAAAATCATCAAAATGACCGGTTTCGGCAGCGGTGGCGGCAAAAAAAGCTCGCAGCCCGCGTCTGACGGCCCCGCAGCCGGTGATGACCGTTCAGCTTCCAGACCGCGCAAAAGCCCGTTCGAGGAGGAACCTGACGATAACTCGTCGACGATCAGGCGTAAGAAGATCAGCGTCAAGGATGACGAAGAGAGTTCTGTTGCCGATCTTTTTGCCGGGAGCGATGAGCCGATTACTTCACGTGAGGAGCGCAAGCCTGCCATTGACGATACCAGAGCCGATGGTGGCGGTCGCCGAAAGAAGCTCTCCATCAAGATGGAGGATGACAACGAGATCGCTCGCAAGCTGATGAGTTACGACGAGTCGGAGCGGGAAGCGCCGGTGTCCGAGCCTGAGCCGGTCAAGCCTGAATCTCCGGTGGCCAGTCAGCCGGTTGATAGCGGTTCAGGAGTGCGACGGAAAAAGGTCGCCATCAAAGCCGAAGAGGGGAGCGGCGCACGCGCTGATGTTGCACAAAAGCTGATGAGCTACGATGAAACAACGCGAGGCGCGATCAATACACTCTCAAAATCCGATGAGCCGAAAGCCGAAACGGCGCCCGAGCTTGAGCCGGAAAAGCCGGTAAGGAAAAAGATCCAGATCGTCGCAGCCGAAGAGTCCGAATCGGACGTCGTTTCTGCATCGGAGCCAGAGCCGGAAGAGGATATCCCGGTGATTGAGATGGCTGCAATTGAAGCTGCATTGGAGCTGGAGGCTGAATCTGGCATCGAGCCAGAGTTGGCTGAGGCATCAGTTCCCGAACCCGAACCGGAAATCCCGGTGAGGAAAAAGCTTCAGGTTGTAGCATCCGATGAGCCGAATGTTGAGGCCGAGCCTGAACCGGAAGCGCCCGAGACAAAGAAGGTGCAGGTTGTTGCATCGGAGGAATCGGCAACTGAGCTCAAACCCGAAGTCGCATCAGAGTCCGAACCGGAGGAGGAGGCTGCATCTGAGGCATCGGCCAGTGATGTTGTTGCGAATGAAGCTGAGCCGGCAATTGCATCAGTTTCTGAAACATCGTCCGAATCTGAAGAGATTACTATTTCCGAAGAGGCGCTTTTTGTCGCTCTTGGCGAGGAACCGAAAGCAGAAAAGCGTTCGTCCGGCACGAACGAGTACATGACCATAGAATCTGACGAGCCGGAGAAAAAAATAGCAAGCGTGAAACCCACCGAACAGCAACGTCGTCCTTCTGGCAAGGCTGGCCGGAGCAAACGGCGGGGGAGAAAAGTCTGA
- a CDS encoding ArsA family ATPase, whose amino-acid sequence MRIILYLGKGGVGKTTVSASTATAIARSGKRVLIMSTDVAHSLADAFGVELSSTPLEVEKNLFAMEVNVLAEIRENWTELYSYFSSILMHDGANEIVAEELAIVPGMEEMISLRYIWKAAKSGKYDAVVVDAAPTGETMRLLGMPESYGWYSEKIGGWHSKAIGFAAPLLTKFMPKKNIFKLMPEVNDHMKELHGMLQDKSITTFRVVLNPENMVIKEALRVQTYLNLFGYKLDAAVVNKVLPQNSSDPYLQSLIDQQAKYLRVIDNCFYPVPIFKAKQSPKEVINPDRLYDLSQELFDGRNPIDVLYTNDRTQTLEKIDGKYVLSLYLPNVEVEKLAVNIKGDELLVDINNFRKSIVLPNVLVGRKTEGADFEQGMLNITFSN is encoded by the coding sequence ATGAGAATCATTCTTTACCTGGGCAAAGGCGGCGTGGGCAAGACCACCGTTTCCGCTTCCACAGCGACAGCGATCGCTCGCAGCGGCAAGCGCGTGCTGATCATGAGTACCGATGTGGCCCACAGTCTTGCTGATGCGTTCGGCGTTGAGTTGAGCTCGACCCCTCTTGAGGTCGAGAAAAACCTTTTTGCCATGGAGGTGAACGTTCTTGCAGAAATCAGGGAAAACTGGACCGAACTGTACTCCTACTTCTCCTCGATTCTCATGCATGACGGCGCGAACGAAATCGTCGCCGAAGAGCTTGCCATCGTGCCTGGCATGGAGGAGATGATCAGCCTTCGCTACATCTGGAAAGCGGCCAAGTCCGGCAAGTACGATGCTGTCGTGGTTGATGCCGCTCCAACCGGCGAGACGATGCGCCTGCTCGGTATGCCGGAGTCCTACGGCTGGTACTCCGAAAAGATCGGCGGCTGGCACTCGAAAGCGATCGGTTTTGCCGCTCCGCTGCTCACCAAGTTCATGCCGAAGAAGAACATCTTCAAGCTCATGCCCGAGGTCAACGATCACATGAAGGAGCTGCACGGTATGTTGCAGGACAAGAGCATTACGACCTTCAGGGTGGTGCTCAATCCGGAGAACATGGTTATCAAGGAGGCTCTGCGCGTCCAGACCTACCTCAACCTGTTCGGTTACAAACTCGATGCTGCCGTGGTCAACAAGGTGCTCCCTCAGAATTCAAGCGACCCGTACCTGCAGAGCCTCATCGACCAGCAGGCCAAGTACCTCAGGGTGATCGACAACTGCTTCTATCCTGTCCCGATTTTCAAGGCCAAGCAGTCTCCCAAAGAGGTCATCAATCCCGACAGGTTGTATGATCTGAGCCAGGAGCTGTTCGATGGTCGTAATCCGATTGATGTACTCTACACCAACGATCGTACCCAGACGCTTGAGAAGATCGACGGCAAGTACGTACTCAGCCTCTACCTGCCTAACGTCGAGGTTGAAAAGCTTGCGGTCAACATCAAAGGCGACGAGTTGCTGGTCGATATCAACAACTTCCGCAAGAGCATCGTGCTGCCTAACGTGCTGGTTGGTCGCAAAACCGAAGGCGCCGATTTCGAGCAGGGAATGCTGAATATCACGTTCTCGAACTGA
- the folK gene encoding 2-amino-4-hydroxy-6-hydroxymethyldihydropteridine diphosphokinase has product MAQVTAYIGIGSNVGDRLAYLQGAVDRLAGLELTSVTGVSRVYMTEPFGDPDQERYFNAVVAIETGLDPAGLRTACKAIERDLGRPEEYQRWSPRTIDLDILLYGDRCIETDLLSIPHAEMHHRKFVIVPLLDIANPQHPRLHCPIADLLRTCGDNSVPVRLADQLSFKS; this is encoded by the coding sequence ATGGCACAGGTGACCGCGTACATCGGCATCGGCTCCAATGTCGGAGACCGGCTCGCTTACCTGCAGGGAGCCGTCGACCGGCTTGCAGGGCTGGAGCTGACGAGCGTGACCGGCGTATCGCGGGTGTACATGACCGAGCCATTCGGTGATCCCGACCAGGAGCGCTATTTCAATGCCGTGGTAGCCATCGAAACGGGGCTCGACCCCGCCGGGCTGCGCACTGCGTGCAAAGCGATCGAACGCGACCTCGGACGGCCCGAAGAGTATCAGCGCTGGAGCCCGAGAACCATCGACCTCGACATCCTGCTGTACGGCGATCGATGCATCGAAACCGATCTGCTCTCTATTCCCCATGCCGAGATGCACCACCGGAAATTCGTCATCGTGCCGCTGCTTGACATAGCAAATCCCCAGCATCCCCGCCTGCATTGCCCCATCGCCGACCTGCTCAGAACCTGCGGAGACAATTCAGTCCCGGTCAGGCTTGCGGATCAGCTCTCTTTCAAAAGCTGA